One Methanofastidiosum sp. genomic region harbors:
- a CDS encoding toprim domain-containing protein, giving the protein MSLKEDLENTIVILNKLREEEGVILVEGQNDIQSLVNLGIKNKIIAVSQHNIFDVIDNIPEKEIIVLTDFDKKGTYLFKRYVKELQSSGKKVITIYYHELKKYLKKYITGIEQIYPFLKRRGVIEENEGLIC; this is encoded by the coding sequence ATGTCTCTTAAAGAAGATCTTGAAAATACCATCGTTATCTTAAATAAACTAAGGGAAGAAGAAGGAGTAATCCTAGTTGAAGGTCAAAATGATATTCAATCATTGGTAAATCTTGGAATAAAAAATAAGATTATTGCCGTTTCTCAACATAATATTTTTGATGTCATTGACAATATCCCAGAGAAAGAAATCATAGTATTAACTGATTTTGATAAAAAAGGGACTTATCTTTTCAAACGATATGTTAAAGAGCTTCAATCTTCTGGTAAAAAAGTAATTACAATTTATTATCATGAACTTAAGAAATATCTAAAGAAATATATCACCGGAATTGAACAGATCTACCCTTTTCTTAAAAGAAGGGGTGTAATTGAAGAAAATGAAGGCTTAATTTGTTAA